A genomic region of Caulobacter sp. NIBR2454 contains the following coding sequences:
- the miaA gene encoding tRNA (adenosine(37)-N6)-dimethylallyltransferase MiaA yields MEPRMWLIAGPTASGKSALALRLAQETGAEIVNADSMQIYSDLHLLTARPSEEVEALAPHHLFGVVDSAEGWSVGRWQETALKVLADIAARGRPAVVVGGTGLYFRALTHGLAEIPPVPDAERDAAGERFDTIGEEAFRAELRALDPVAEARIAPADRQRLVRAHAVATVTRRPLSEWQADTSPPILADAWQGVVLEPDREALYARCDLRLEAMVAQGALDEVAALDARGLDPALPALKAVGFRELSAHLRGEISLAEALSAAQMETRRYAKRQLTWFRNQTPDWPRIDAVTQNDQWGQFIAQTRA; encoded by the coding sequence ATGGAGCCCCGCATGTGGCTGATCGCCGGACCCACCGCAAGCGGCAAGTCCGCCCTGGCCCTCCGCCTGGCGCAGGAAACCGGCGCCGAGATCGTCAACGCCGACTCCATGCAGATCTATTCCGACCTGCATCTGCTGACCGCCCGTCCATCCGAAGAGGTAGAGGCTCTGGCCCCGCACCACCTGTTCGGCGTGGTTGATTCCGCCGAAGGCTGGTCAGTCGGCCGCTGGCAGGAGACGGCGCTCAAGGTCCTGGCCGATATCGCCGCGCGAGGCCGCCCGGCGGTGGTCGTTGGCGGCACCGGACTCTATTTCCGCGCCCTGACCCACGGCCTGGCGGAGATCCCGCCTGTGCCCGACGCTGAACGCGACGCTGCGGGTGAGCGGTTCGACACCATCGGGGAGGAAGCGTTCCGGGCGGAGTTGCGCGCCTTAGATCCTGTGGCGGAGGCGCGGATCGCCCCCGCTGACCGCCAGCGCCTGGTCCGGGCGCACGCCGTCGCGACGGTCACCCGCCGTCCTCTGTCCGAATGGCAGGCGGACACCAGCCCGCCGATTCTCGCCGACGCCTGGCAGGGCGTGGTTCTCGAACCCGACCGCGAAGCGCTCTACGCTCGCTGCGACCTGCGACTTGAGGCGATGGTCGCTCAAGGCGCGCTGGATGAGGTGGCCGCGCTGGACGCCCGGGGGCTCGATCCCGCGCTTCCGGCTCTCAAGGCGGTCGGTTTTCGCGAACTATCGGCGCATCTGAGGGGTGAAATCTCCCTGGCCGAAGCCCTATCGGCCGCGCAGATGGAGACGCGCCGCTACGCCAAGCGCCAGTTGACCTGGTTCCGGAACCAGACCCCCGACTGGCCCCGCATCGACGCCGTCACGCAAAATGATCAATGGGGGCAGTTTATTGCTCAAACACGTGCTTGA
- a CDS encoding helix-turn-helix domain-containing protein, with the protein MNADMLYEELEVATAARSIAACYWRFHLGAGAPESVEHVIVPDGTTSLSVAVSPMGASPLLCAGPTRAAHVVQVHAGVFYGGVRLTPAAGAALLGVDGPSLRGRIGPWLGGDNQLGGLACALVELARTGATGPADAVLSELAIGVRLDPAAASVAQDLIDKGGRGRIGDLAGETGLSERQLRRRFFEAVGLTPKEFAGIRRLREACILAAADHETWATAAAAADYADQAHLSRDVRTAFAQTPRRVARYLRRIEHRFVA; encoded by the coding sequence ATGAATGCCGATATGCTCTATGAAGAGCTCGAGGTCGCAACGGCGGCTCGCTCGATAGCCGCCTGCTACTGGCGGTTTCATCTTGGCGCCGGCGCGCCGGAGTCGGTCGAGCACGTGATCGTGCCCGATGGGACGACATCTCTCAGCGTCGCTGTATCCCCGATGGGCGCTTCGCCGCTGCTGTGCGCCGGCCCAACCCGTGCAGCGCATGTCGTTCAGGTACACGCAGGGGTCTTCTACGGCGGGGTGCGGCTGACCCCGGCGGCGGGAGCGGCCTTGTTGGGCGTGGATGGCCCTTCTCTGCGAGGGCGGATAGGGCCGTGGCTCGGCGGCGACAACCAGCTTGGCGGCCTAGCCTGTGCACTGGTCGAGTTGGCCCGGACGGGAGCGACAGGGCCGGCCGACGCCGTACTCTCAGAACTCGCCATCGGGGTCAGGCTCGATCCCGCCGCAGCGTCTGTCGCCCAGGACTTGATCGACAAGGGGGGCCGTGGACGCATCGGCGATCTGGCGGGCGAGACGGGTCTTAGCGAACGTCAGCTTCGCCGTCGGTTCTTCGAGGCGGTCGGCCTGACGCCAAAGGAGTTCGCGGGCATCCGCCGCCTGCGCGAAGCATGCATTCTCGCCGCGGCCGACCATGAGACCTGGGCTACGGCGGCGGCGGCGGCCGACTATGCCGATCAGGCCCATCTGAGCCGCGACGTGCGGACGGCTTTCGCTCAGACGCCCCGCCGGGTGGCCCGCTATCTGCGCCGCATCGAGCATCGGTTCGTGGCCTGA
- a CDS encoding RusA family crossover junction endodeoxyribonuclease → MDDGWTHHGKVRAREADGVLELVVDGLTTQAKYYKPLIYEFFRKAWRGSRPAWGEFSVEIGMDYVGDPPWLDLDNLAKAILDSIKGYAFHDDAQVARLLVQRQSGERERITVKVRKLS, encoded by the coding sequence ATGGATGACGGCTGGACACATCACGGCAAGGTGCGCGCGCGCGAGGCGGACGGCGTGCTGGAGCTGGTCGTCGACGGTCTGACGACCCAGGCCAAGTACTACAAGCCGCTGATCTATGAGTTCTTCCGCAAGGCCTGGCGCGGCTCGCGGCCGGCCTGGGGCGAGTTCTCGGTGGAGATCGGCATGGACTATGTCGGCGATCCGCCGTGGCTGGATCTCGACAACCTGGCCAAGGCGATCTTGGACTCCATCAAGGGCTACGCCTTCCACGACGACGCCCAGGTCGCCCGCCTGCTGGTCCAGCGCCAGTCAGGCGAGCGCGAGCGCATCACCGTGAAGGTGCGCAAGCTCTCCTAG
- the fumC gene encoding class II fumarate hydratase: MTANRTETDTFGPIEVAADRYWGAQAQRSLGNFKIGWEKQPLPVVRALGVVKRAAAETNLKLGKLDAKLADAIIAAANEVIEGKLNEHFPLVVWQTGSGTQSNMNANEVISNRAIEMLGGEMGSKKPVHPNDHVNMSQSSNDTYPTAMHVACAEQIVHDLLPALKHLHAALAAKAAAWKDIIKIGRTHTQDATPLTLGQEFGGYTQQVANGIERIEQTLPKLMELAQGGTAVGTGLNAPIGFAEGVAEAIAKITSLPFTTAPNKFEALAAHDAMVFSHGAINTVAASLFKIANDIRFLGSGPRAGLGELALPENEPGSSIMPGKVNPTQCEALTQVCVQVFGNHAAVTFAGSQGHFELNVFNPVMAYNFLQSVRLLADAAISFTDNCVVGIEPRIDNIKKGVENSLMLVTALNGRLGYDNCAKIAKTAHKNGTTLREETVGGGYLTNEEFDELVRPEKMVSPG; encoded by the coding sequence ATGACCGCCAACCGCACCGAGACCGACACCTTCGGTCCCATCGAAGTCGCCGCCGACCGTTACTGGGGGGCCCAGGCGCAACGTAGCCTCGGCAACTTCAAGATCGGCTGGGAAAAGCAGCCCCTGCCCGTGGTCCGCGCCCTGGGCGTGGTCAAGCGCGCCGCCGCCGAAACCAACCTCAAACTGGGCAAGCTGGACGCCAAGCTGGCCGACGCCATAATCGCCGCGGCGAACGAGGTGATCGAGGGCAAGCTGAACGAACACTTCCCGCTGGTGGTCTGGCAGACCGGGTCCGGCACCCAGTCGAACATGAACGCCAACGAGGTGATCTCGAACCGCGCTATCGAGATGCTGGGCGGCGAGATGGGCTCGAAGAAGCCCGTCCACCCCAATGACCACGTCAATATGAGCCAGTCGTCGAACGACACCTACCCGACGGCCATGCACGTGGCGTGCGCCGAGCAGATCGTCCACGACCTGCTGCCGGCCCTCAAGCACCTGCACGCCGCCCTGGCCGCCAAGGCCGCCGCGTGGAAGGACATCATCAAGATCGGGCGCACCCACACCCAGGACGCGACGCCCCTGACCCTGGGCCAGGAGTTCGGCGGCTACACACAGCAGGTCGCCAACGGCATCGAGCGCATCGAGCAGACCCTGCCCAAGCTCATGGAGCTGGCGCAGGGCGGCACCGCCGTGGGCACCGGCCTGAACGCCCCGATCGGCTTCGCCGAAGGCGTGGCTGAAGCGATCGCCAAGATCACGAGCCTGCCCTTCACCACCGCTCCGAACAAGTTCGAGGCCCTGGCCGCCCATGACGCCATGGTCTTCAGCCACGGCGCCATCAACACGGTCGCCGCCAGCCTGTTCAAGATCGCCAACGACATCCGCTTCCTGGGTTCGGGCCCGCGCGCGGGTCTGGGCGAACTGGCCCTGCCGGAGAACGAACCGGGCTCGTCGATCATGCCGGGCAAGGTCAATCCGACCCAGTGCGAAGCCCTGACCCAGGTTTGCGTGCAGGTGTTCGGCAACCACGCCGCCGTCACTTTCGCCGGCAGCCAGGGCCACTTCGAGCTGAACGTCTTCAACCCGGTGATGGCCTACAACTTCCTGCAGTCGGTCCGCCTGCTGGCCGACGCGGCGATCAGCTTCACCGACAACTGCGTGGTCGGTATCGAGCCGCGCATCGACAACATCAAAAAGGGCGTCGAGAACAGCCTGATGCTGGTGACCGCCCTGAACGGCCGCCTCGGCTACGACAACTGCGCCAAGATCGCCAAGACCGCCCACAAGAACGGCACGACCCTGCGTGAAGAGACCGTTGGCGGCGGCTACCTGACCAACGAAGAGTTCGACGAGCTGGTTCGCCCGGAGAAGATGGTCAGCCCGGGCTGA
- a CDS encoding C13 family peptidase, whose protein sequence is MRWLASVFVAFALALPGLALAGPFSNWAAVVVAADNRAHEGGSTEAFDNARRDVSERLVAMGFSAGNISQFSVQPEKYPAPRPQKADLRGVYEQLKATGGTAKAGCLLYLTSHGEPRGITFGEGRLSPALLAAMIEGACPGRPVIAVISACFSGVFVDPLAGPQRMVMTAARPDRSSFGCGESDKYPYFDECFLKTASTARDFVALASGTKTCVAAKETETKAEPPSEPQVWIGGALRPVLPLYPFPRQTTGPASP, encoded by the coding sequence ATGCGGTGGCTGGCGAGTGTCTTTGTGGCGTTCGCACTGGCCCTGCCGGGCCTGGCCCTAGCAGGTCCCTTCTCCAACTGGGCCGCCGTCGTTGTCGCCGCCGACAATCGGGCGCATGAGGGTGGCTCGACCGAAGCTTTCGACAACGCCCGTCGCGATGTCTCCGAACGGCTCGTGGCGATGGGCTTTTCCGCCGGCAACATCAGCCAGTTCTCGGTCCAGCCGGAAAAATACCCCGCCCCCCGGCCGCAGAAGGCCGACTTGCGCGGCGTATACGAACAGCTGAAAGCCACCGGCGGAACGGCCAAGGCGGGCTGCCTGCTTTACCTCACCTCGCATGGAGAGCCGCGCGGCATCACCTTTGGCGAAGGGCGCCTGTCGCCCGCCCTGCTCGCCGCGATGATCGAGGGCGCCTGTCCCGGGCGGCCGGTGATCGCCGTGATCTCGGCCTGTTTTTCCGGCGTCTTCGTCGATCCCCTGGCTGGGCCGCAGCGCATGGTCATGACCGCCGCGCGACCGGACCGTTCGTCGTTCGGCTGCGGTGAGAGCGACAAGTACCCCTACTTCGACGAGTGCTTCTTGAAGACCGCGTCAACCGCCCGCGACTTTGTCGCCTTGGCCAGCGGTACAAAGACCTGCGTCGCCGCCAAGGAAACCGAGACCAAAGCCGAGCCGCCGTCCGAGCCGCAGGTATGGATCGGCGGGGCCCTGCGGCCTGTCCTGCCGCTCTATCCGTTTCCCAGACAAACCACCGGACCAGCCAGTCCCTGA
- the ilvN gene encoding acetolactate synthase small subunit, with the protein MPSDLTPASAYDLVTADAAEYTATFALLVDNEPGVLHRLVGLFAARGYNIESLTVAETDRKAHTSRITVVTRGTRHVIEQIEQQLKKVVAVRRVHDVTRDPNGVERELALVKVRGTGPERVEALRVSDIFRAKVIDTTAESFVFELTGAPTKIDSFVELMRPLGLVELSRTGVLSIERGAEGM; encoded by the coding sequence ATGCCAAGCGATCTTACGCCCGCCTCCGCCTATGACCTCGTGACCGCCGACGCGGCCGAGTACACCGCCACCTTCGCCCTGCTCGTGGACAACGAGCCGGGGGTGCTGCATCGCTTGGTCGGCCTGTTCGCCGCCCGGGGTTACAACATCGAAAGCCTCACCGTCGCCGAGACGGACCGCAAGGCCCACACCAGCCGCATCACCGTGGTGACCCGCGGCACGCGCCACGTGATCGAGCAGATCGAGCAGCAGCTGAAGAAGGTGGTCGCGGTCCGCCGCGTCCATGACGTGACCCGTGATCCCAACGGGGTCGAGCGTGAGCTGGCCTTGGTCAAGGTGCGCGGCACGGGACCTGAGCGCGTCGAAGCCCTTCGGGTCTCCGACATCTTCCGCGCCAAGGTCATCGACACCACGGCCGAGTCCTTCGTGTTTGAGCTGACCGGCGCGCCGACCAAGATCGACAGCTTCGTGGAGCTGATGCGCCCCTTGGGCCTCGTCGAACTCTCGCGCACCGGCGTCCTCTCCATCGAGCGCGGCGCCGAGGGGATGTAG
- a CDS encoding YccF domain-containing protein: protein MIRLILNLLWFFFGGWLAGLLWLFGGLILAITIVGLPYTGAAWRIAGFAFWPFGKDVVSRSAVSGEDVGTGPLGFLLNVIWFVLGGWYIALAHLVIALAEFISIIGIPFALKDLQLARIAFAPIGTAVVRK, encoded by the coding sequence CTCTGGTTCTTCTTTGGCGGCTGGCTCGCGGGCCTGCTCTGGCTCTTCGGCGGGCTGATTCTGGCTATCACCATCGTCGGCCTGCCCTATACGGGCGCGGCCTGGCGCATCGCGGGCTTCGCCTTCTGGCCGTTCGGCAAGGATGTCGTCTCGCGCTCGGCGGTCAGCGGCGAGGATGTCGGCACCGGGCCGCTGGGTTTCCTGCTCAATGTGATCTGGTTCGTGCTGGGCGGCTGGTACATCGCCTTGGCGCACTTGGTGATCGCCCTGGCCGAGTTCATCAGCATTATCGGCATCCCCTTCGCCCTGAAGGATCTGCAATTGGCCCGCATCGCCTTCGCGCCGATCGGGACCGCGGTGGTGCGGAAATAG
- a CDS encoding SspB family protein, whose protein sequence is MAQEKPPEDLMHYEAMAQEALRGVIRSAMERAAHPNGLPGHHHFYITFKSRAPGVEGPQDLLGKYPDEMTIVLQHQYWDLEVTPEQFSVTLKFGGQPKNLVVPYAAVTRFYDPSCQFVLQFEVDDVPEAPKSEPDAPPRTGGDDDGPKVVSLDQFRKK, encoded by the coding sequence ATGGCCCAGGAAAAGCCGCCCGAAGACCTCATGCACTATGAGGCCATGGCCCAGGAGGCGCTGCGCGGCGTGATCCGGAGCGCCATGGAGCGCGCCGCCCACCCCAATGGCCTGCCCGGTCACCACCATTTCTACATCACCTTCAAGAGCCGGGCCCCCGGCGTCGAAGGCCCACAGGACCTGCTGGGCAAGTACCCGGACGAGATGACCATCGTCCTGCAGCATCAGTATTGGGACCTCGAAGTCACGCCCGAGCAGTTCTCGGTGACGCTGAAGTTCGGCGGCCAGCCCAAGAACCTCGTTGTCCCCTATGCGGCCGTCACGCGTTTCTACGACCCCAGCTGCCAGTTCGTGCTGCAGTTCGAGGTGGACGACGTGCCCGAGGCTCCGAAGTCCGAGCCCGACGCGCCCCCCCGCACCGGCGGCGATGACGACGGCCCCAAGGTCGTCTCCCTGGACCAGTTCCGAAAGAAGTGA
- a CDS encoding serine hydrolase domain-containing protein has translation MNQYEVEPLSVRMNAKVFLAAAFGALCFAPVSLAQVEPPAPAAPASRPTAPVPAVAEPAKPSAPALTPAQLEAYVDGVVGRSMAADHLAGVTVSVVQGGQVVLKKGYGVSSLDPIKPVDPDRTLFRVGSISKTFTWIALMKEVEAGRMRLDAPLNLYLPERLHIRDQGFKQQIQLRHVMAHTAGFEDRALGQLFERDPNRVRPLELYLQKERVRRVREPGQVPSYSNYAVGLAGEAVSNVVGKPFEQLTEEEIFRPLGMWRTTFREPRDAREGLPLPMPADLAADASQGFHWAGGGYQPRPYEYIGQIAPAGGASSTAGDMAKYMIVLLNNGALGAERAPLYSPATGAKFSGQTWQPAAGAAGWNHGFMDIALPGGRRGYGHGGATLSFFSMMVIVPELNLGVFVSTNTDGGYKLSGALPGMIVERFYGPAAALAGPPAIKADPAVYAGSYLTSRRAYGGLEGFVSHLIGQTEVSVNERGELIVSGDDGARTWRATDREGVFQAMDGPETIAFVVENGRAARFFSSRGVATFERIGPFNRTQNLALLAAIALLASIATLIGVFTRDSRELRQTSIQRQASLMQTTQSILWLGAAALFAAWGQTASDVVKVFYNWPSPLVTIASACALVAAILSLVTIVFLPIIWRGGRRVDSWTPWRKLRFSITAVIFAAFSLMLAYWGALFPWNV, from the coding sequence GTGAATCAATACGAGGTCGAGCCGTTGTCGGTGCGCATGAACGCCAAGGTTTTCCTCGCCGCCGCATTCGGCGCGCTCTGTTTCGCGCCAGTCTCCCTGGCCCAGGTTGAGCCGCCCGCCCCTGCCGCCCCCGCGTCGCGCCCGACGGCGCCGGTCCCCGCCGTTGCAGAGCCGGCAAAGCCGAGCGCACCGGCCCTGACGCCCGCCCAGCTTGAAGCCTACGTAGATGGCGTAGTCGGCCGATCCATGGCCGCCGACCACCTGGCCGGCGTCACCGTCTCGGTGGTGCAGGGCGGGCAGGTGGTTCTGAAAAAGGGCTATGGCGTCTCCAGCCTCGATCCGATCAAGCCGGTCGATCCCGACCGGACCCTGTTCCGGGTCGGCTCGATCTCCAAGACCTTCACCTGGATCGCCCTGATGAAGGAGGTCGAGGCCGGCCGCATGCGTCTGGACGCGCCGCTCAACCTCTATCTGCCCGAGCGCCTGCATATCCGTGACCAGGGTTTCAAGCAGCAGATCCAACTTCGTCACGTCATGGCTCACACCGCCGGGTTCGAAGACCGCGCGCTGGGCCAGCTGTTCGAGCGTGATCCTAACCGCGTACGCCCGCTGGAGCTCTATCTGCAGAAAGAACGGGTCCGCCGCGTCCGCGAGCCGGGTCAGGTTCCGTCCTATTCCAACTACGCCGTCGGCTTGGCCGGCGAGGCGGTGTCCAACGTCGTGGGCAAGCCCTTCGAACAGCTGACCGAGGAAGAGATTTTCCGCCCACTGGGCATGTGGCGCACCACCTTCCGCGAGCCGCGCGACGCCCGCGAGGGTCTGCCCCTGCCCATGCCGGCTGACCTGGCCGCAGACGCCTCGCAGGGCTTCCATTGGGCGGGCGGCGGCTATCAGCCGCGACCTTACGAGTACATCGGCCAGATCGCTCCGGCCGGCGGCGCCTCCTCCACGGCGGGCGACATGGCCAAGTACATGATCGTTCTGCTGAACAACGGCGCCTTGGGCGCCGAACGCGCGCCGCTCTACAGTCCTGCGACCGGCGCCAAGTTCTCCGGCCAGACCTGGCAGCCCGCGGCCGGGGCGGCGGGCTGGAACCACGGCTTCATGGACATCGCCCTGCCCGGCGGTCGGCGCGGCTACGGCCACGGCGGCGCGACCCTGTCCTTCTTCTCGATGATGGTGATCGTGCCCGAACTGAATCTAGGCGTTTTCGTCTCCACCAACACCGACGGCGGCTACAAGCTGTCGGGCGCGTTGCCGGGCATGATCGTCGAGCGATTCTACGGGCCGGCCGCCGCCCTCGCAGGACCGCCGGCCATCAAGGCCGACCCCGCTGTTTACGCCGGCAGCTACCTGACCAGCCGCCGCGCCTATGGCGGACTGGAAGGCTTCGTCTCCCACCTCATCGGCCAGACCGAAGTCAGCGTGAATGAGCGCGGCGAACTGATCGTCAGCGGCGACGACGGGGCCCGCACCTGGCGCGCCACCGATCGCGAGGGCGTATTCCAGGCCATGGACGGACCCGAGACGATCGCCTTCGTGGTCGAAAACGGCCGCGCCGCCCGGTTCTTCTCGTCCAGGGGCGTGGCGACCTTCGAACGCATCGGACCGTTCAACCGAACGCAGAACCTGGCCCTGCTGGCCGCTATCGCCCTGCTGGCGTCCATCGCCACCCTGATCGGCGTCTTCACCCGCGACAGCCGCGAACTGCGGCAGACCTCGATCCAACGTCAGGCCAGCCTGATGCAGACCACCCAGTCGATCCTGTGGCTCGGCGCCGCCGCCCTCTTCGCCGCCTGGGGTCAAACCGCCAGCGATGTGGTGAAGGTGTTCTACAACTGGCCATCGCCGCTGGTGACCATCGCCTCGGCCTGCGCCCTGGTGGCGGCTATTCTGTCGCTGGTGACGATCGTGTTCCTGCCGATCATCTGGCGCGGCGGTCGTCGTGTGGACAGCTGGACACCTTGGCGGAAACTGCGCTTCTCGATCACCGCGGTGATCTTCGCCGCCTTCTCACTGATGCTGGCCTACTGGGGCGCCCTGTTCCCCTGGAACGTCTAG
- a CDS encoding PaaI family thioesterase yields the protein MSDVASDTPESLTDEAILERFERSTNQPSGSKTVGFRLIRVSQADREVEVTFDARADLLANPMGQVQGGYVCVMLDECMSVACLVTSGMTCVAPTLEMKTSFLRPAMPGQLRGVGRVVKWGKTIAFTEGELFDAEGRLVAKATGTAMPTPFAKFRK from the coding sequence GTGAGCGACGTCGCCTCGGACACGCCAGAAAGCCTGACCGACGAGGCGATCCTCGAGCGGTTCGAGCGCTCGACCAACCAGCCTTCGGGCTCGAAGACGGTAGGCTTCAGGCTTATCCGCGTCAGCCAGGCCGACCGTGAGGTCGAGGTGACCTTCGACGCCCGCGCCGACCTGCTGGCTAATCCCATGGGCCAGGTCCAGGGCGGCTATGTCTGTGTCATGCTGGACGAATGCATGTCGGTGGCCTGCCTTGTCACTTCGGGCATGACCTGTGTGGCCCCCACCCTTGAGATGAAGACCAGCTTCCTGCGGCCGGCCATGCCGGGCCAGCTTCGTGGAGTCGGCCGCGTGGTCAAATGGGGCAAGACCATCGCCTTCACCGAGGGCGAGCTGTTCGACGCGGAAGGCCGGCTGGTGGCCAAGGCGACGGGAACGGCGATGCCCACCCCCTTCGCGAAGTTCAGGAAGTAG
- a CDS encoding acetolactate synthase 3 large subunit, translating to MTAQTLQPAKPADTTDRSMTGAEIVVRALVDQGVSTLFGYPGGAVLPIYDALFHEPRLQHVLVRHEQGATHAAEGYARSSGKPGVCLVTSGPGATNAVTGILDALMDSIPMVIITGQVPTHLIGTDAFQEADTVGITRSITKHNYLVKSASELPRVIHEAFTIATTGRPGPVLIDIPKDVQFARADYYGPEEVEPVHGYEPRIRADAGRIADAVRLIAGARQPILYTGGGVINSGPKASALLREFAALTGAPVTSTLMGLGAFPASDPAWLGMVGMHGTYESNNAMHDCDVMICVGARFDDRVTGRLDAFSPGSKKIHIDIDPSSINKNVRVDIPVIGDCATVLEDMIAAWKSGGHEANRNALDDWWRQIDGWRARQCLRYRASDKVIKPQQAVERLYELTKGRDVRITTEVGQHQMWAAQYFRFQEPNRWMTSGGAGTMGYGLPAAIGVQMAFPESLVIDIAGEASIQMCIQEMSTAIQYGTPVKIFILNNEWMGMVRQWQQLLHGERYSHSYSDSLPDFVKLAEAYGATGIRVDDPADLDAAIQRMIDTPGPVIVDCRVEKHENCLPMIPSGKAHNEMILPDDADLDMTKVIDEAGRRLV from the coding sequence ATGACCGCCCAGACCCTGCAACCCGCCAAACCGGCTGACACGACAGACCGCTCTATGACCGGCGCCGAGATCGTCGTCCGCGCCCTGGTCGATCAGGGCGTTTCGACCCTGTTCGGTTATCCCGGTGGCGCGGTGCTGCCGATCTATGACGCGCTGTTCCACGAGCCGCGCCTGCAACACGTGCTGGTCCGCCACGAACAGGGCGCGACCCACGCGGCGGAAGGCTACGCCCGCTCGTCCGGCAAGCCGGGCGTTTGCCTTGTCACCTCGGGCCCCGGCGCGACCAATGCGGTGACCGGCATCCTGGATGCCCTGATGGATTCCATCCCGATGGTGATCATCACCGGCCAGGTCCCCACGCATCTGATCGGCACCGACGCCTTCCAGGAAGCCGACACCGTCGGCATCACCCGCTCGATCACCAAGCACAACTATCTGGTCAAGAGCGCGTCGGAACTGCCGCGCGTGATCCACGAGGCCTTCACCATCGCCACCACGGGCCGGCCGGGCCCGGTGCTGATCGACATCCCCAAGGACGTCCAGTTCGCTCGCGCCGACTACTATGGTCCCGAAGAGGTCGAGCCGGTCCATGGCTATGAGCCGCGCATCCGCGCCGACGCCGGCCGCATCGCCGATGCGGTTCGCCTGATCGCCGGGGCCCGTCAACCGATCCTCTATACCGGCGGCGGCGTCATCAATTCGGGGCCGAAGGCCAGCGCCCTGCTGCGAGAGTTCGCGGCCCTGACCGGCGCGCCGGTCACATCGACCCTGATGGGCCTGGGCGCCTTTCCAGCCTCGGACCCGGCGTGGCTGGGCATGGTCGGCATGCATGGAACCTATGAATCCAACAACGCCATGCACGACTGCGACGTGATGATCTGCGTCGGAGCGCGCTTCGACGACCGGGTCACCGGGCGGCTGGACGCCTTCTCGCCTGGCTCCAAGAAGATCCACATCGATATCGACCCGTCCTCGATCAACAAGAACGTCCGCGTCGACATCCCGGTCATCGGCGACTGCGCCACGGTTCTCGAGGACATGATCGCCGCCTGGAAGTCGGGCGGTCATGAGGCCAACCGCAACGCCCTGGATGACTGGTGGCGGCAAATCGACGGCTGGCGCGCCCGCCAGTGCCTGCGCTATCGCGCCTCCGACAAGGTCATCAAGCCGCAGCAGGCCGTCGAGCGCCTGTACGAGCTGACCAAGGGCCGCGACGTGCGCATCACCACCGAGGTCGGCCAGCACCAGATGTGGGCCGCCCAGTACTTCCGCTTCCAGGAACCAAACCGCTGGATGACCTCTGGCGGCGCGGGCACCATGGGCTACGGCCTGCCGGCCGCCATTGGCGTGCAAATGGCCTTCCCCGAAAGCCTGGTCATCGACATCGCGGGCGAAGCCTCGATCCAGATGTGCATCCAGGAGATGTCGACGGCCATCCAGTACGGCACGCCGGTGAAGATATTCATCCTCAACAACGAATGGATGGGCATGGTCCGCCAGTGGCAGCAACTGCTGCACGGCGAGCGGTACAGCCACTCCTATTCCGACAGCCTGCCCGACTTCGTGAAGCTGGCGGAAGCCTATGGCGCCACCGGCATCCGGGTCGATGATCCGGCCGATCTGGACGCCGCGATCCAGCGGATGATCGACACGCCCGGCCCGGTGATCGTCGATTGCCGCGTCGAGAAGCATGAGAACTGCCTGCCGATGATCCCCTCCGGCAAGGCGCACAATGAAATGATCCTGCCCGACGACGCCGACCTCGACATGACCAAGGTCATCGACGAAGCCGGCCGACGTCTGGTTTAA